A genomic region of Salvelinus namaycush isolate Seneca chromosome 7, SaNama_1.0, whole genome shotgun sequence contains the following coding sequences:
- the LOC120050355 gene encoding transmembrane protein 200C-like: MIATGGLLRINRRQDSLRSKSRAENKRKRKAKKKQKNEVVVVKGKLNLCSISGVVAAIGILILLVGIAMAILGYWPRESPLYPDPPKIQRIYNKKEESGLTDNWTNNAKDGFHLDGDLVSNNRSNGTGLEQPSMGFLAEFLDKYLYSDKLKVFGPLIMGIGIFLFICANAVLHENRDKKTKIINLRDIYSTVIDIHSLRTKENMPLNGFVNYMQSKGVEGKPSAAYTAALLAKGTWPSGGSPDEGSLGPSRCHSLTRSRVSSLERQTFTDTVYTISRHSGAGQQSSPISIPKRWETRTIVASSVNAFTLPMTKPNHRANQHQRRPSAKAEAGRSRAALCDSGEEDEAWVGYGVPETTTQANVETLQTAMLLPQDSVEVYKSSGSLQGALQGSQIQLLPSSPTGPRVMGSHLSLSALTDYSRSIDLGITPSTPTKWKVERSRRLSCPRLEVPGGGGYIKLGDLGGESFESRESCEVTAFSRVTSEEGLAKSQREGGVANEQEESSPGERQDRCSRRYSNKEKLLMISQSDSVLDDEEVDSTEI, encoded by the coding sequence ATGATCGCCACCGGAGGCCTGCTGCGGATCAACAGGAGGCAGGACTCGCTGCGCTCTAAGAGCCGTGCAGAGAACAAGCGTAAGAGAAAAGccaagaagaagcagaagaatgAGGTGGTGGTGGTCAAGGGCAAGCTGAATCTGTGCTCCATCTCGGGGGTGGTGGCGGCTATTGGGATTCTAATCCTACTGGTGGGCATTGCCATGGCCATACTGGGTTACTGGCCCAGGGAGAGCCCACTGTACCCGGATCCGCCCAAAATCCAGAGAATTTACAACAAAAAGGAGGAGTCAGGGCTGACAGACAACTGGACGAACAACGCGAAGGACGGATTTCACTTGGATGGGGATTTGGTCAGTAACAATCGTTCCAACGGCACAGGTTTAGAGCAGCCGTCCATGGGCTTCCTGGCTGAGTTCTTGGATAAGTACCTGTACTCGGACAAGTTGAAGGTGTTCGGTCCCCTCATCATGGGCATTGGCATCTTCCTGTTTATCTGCGCCAACGCGGTGCTGCATGAGAACCGCGATAAGAAGACCAAAATCATCAACCTGAGGGACATCTACTCCACTGTCATTGACATCCACAGCTTGCGGACTAAGGAGAACATGCCGCTCAATGGCTTTGTGAACTACATGCAGTCCAAAGGGGTGGAGGGCAAACCTAGCGCTGCATATACCGCCGCCCTACTAGCCAAAGGCACTTGGCCCTCGGGAGGTTCGCCGGACGAGGGCAGCCTGGGCCCCTCCAGATGCCACTCCCTGACTAGGTCAAGGGTGTCATCTCTAGAGAGGCAGACGTTCACCGACACAGTCTACACTATCTCCAGACACAGCGGGGCCGGCCAGCAGAGCAGCCCGATTTCCATCCCCAAACGGTGGGAGACCCGGACAATAGTGGCCTCTTCGGTCAACGCCTTCACTCTCCCCATGACCAAACCCAACCATCGGGCCAACCAGCATCAGCGCAGGCCTTCAGCCAAAGCAGAGGCAGGGAGGAGCAGGGCTGCCCTGTGTGACTCTGGCGAAGAAGACGAAGCCTGGGTTGGGTACGGTGTTCCAGAAACCACCACCCAGGCAAATGTGGAGACTTTGCAGACGGCTATGCTCCTGCCTCAGGACTCTGTGGAGGTGTACAAGAGCAGTGGTAGCCTCCAGGGGGCGCTTCAGGGCTCCCAGATCCAGCTGCTCCCCTCGTCCCCCACTGGCCCCAGGGTGATGGGTTCCCACTTGTCCCTCAGCGCCCTGACGGACTACTCCAGGTCCATCGATCTGGGCATCACTCCATCCACCCCCACCAAGTGGAAGGTGGAACGGTCCCGGCGACTCAGCTGCCCTCGTTTAGAGGTACCGGGAGGTGGTGGGTACATCAAACTGGGCGACCTGGGGGGGGAGTCCTTTGAGTCAAGGGAGTCATGTGAGGTGACCGCCTTCAGCCGAGTGACCTCAGAGGAGGGTCTGGCTAAAAGTCAGAGGGAAGGAGGAGTAGCCAATGAACAGGAGGAGAGCAGCCCCGGGGAACGACAGGACAGGTGCTCAAGGCGATACTCCAACAAAGAGAAACTTCTCATGATCTCTCAGTCAGACTCCGTTTTGGACGATGAGGAAGTGGATAGCACAGAGATATGA